From Aerosticca soli, a single genomic window includes:
- the recN gene encoding DNA repair protein RecN, whose protein sequence is MLTSLYVRHFAVVEEAEIGFGPGMTVVSGETGAGKSLLVDALLLLSGARADSGMVRAGCERAELAAEFDLSALPEAREWLRQEALDEDETCRLRRVIRSEGSSRAWINGRPASLAQLGELAGRLIEIHGQHEHQALLSRSHQLALLDAYAGHAELVQRVRRLAQEGRALETQIRALQGEEDHASHLALRRHELTELERWALAPDALAELEARQRRLANAGRLAEGIAHLGELLDGEGELALRRTLARAQGELTRLVALDARLEPWRELIDGAAIAVDEAADALRRYLDEVDLDPARLAEAEEHLARLHELARRHRRPVDELGERANELRTELEALEQALAGLDARLAERDRLRRDYALAAAELGASRRAAAARLAADVSALMAELGMPGGRFEVMLETHGEDTSLDLLGRERCEFLVSANPGQPPRPLRKVASGGELARISLAIEVATLGKDSVGTMVFDEVDSGIGGAVAEVVGQKLRALGSRRQVLCVTHLPQVAAQGHTHLKVSKENVGGQTRTVITRLDEAGRAEELARMLGGLEITAETRAHARQMLERAQAD, encoded by the coding sequence ATGCTCACCTCGCTCTATGTCCGCCACTTCGCCGTCGTCGAGGAAGCCGAGATCGGCTTCGGCCCCGGCATGACCGTGGTCAGCGGCGAGACCGGCGCCGGCAAGTCGCTGCTGGTGGATGCCCTGCTGCTGCTCTCCGGCGCGCGCGCCGACAGCGGCATGGTGCGTGCCGGCTGCGAACGGGCGGAGCTTGCCGCCGAGTTCGATCTCTCCGCCCTGCCCGAGGCGCGCGAGTGGCTGCGGCAGGAAGCCCTGGACGAGGACGAGACCTGCCGGCTGCGCCGAGTGATCCGCAGCGAGGGCAGCTCGCGGGCCTGGATCAACGGCCGCCCGGCCAGTCTGGCCCAGCTCGGCGAACTGGCCGGGCGGCTGATCGAGATCCACGGCCAACACGAGCACCAGGCCCTGCTCTCGCGGAGCCATCAGCTTGCCCTGCTCGATGCCTATGCCGGGCATGCGGAACTCGTGCAGCGCGTGCGCCGGCTGGCCCAGGAAGGCCGTGCGCTGGAGACGCAGATCCGTGCGCTCCAGGGCGAGGAAGATCACGCATCCCATCTGGCCCTGCGCCGCCACGAGCTCACCGAGCTCGAACGCTGGGCGCTGGCGCCCGACGCGCTGGCCGAGCTCGAGGCCCGGCAGCGACGGCTGGCCAATGCCGGCCGCCTTGCCGAGGGTATCGCCCATCTCGGTGAGCTGCTCGACGGCGAGGGCGAACTCGCCCTGCGTCGCACGCTGGCCCGCGCCCAGGGCGAACTTACGCGACTGGTCGCGCTCGATGCGCGGCTCGAACCCTGGCGCGAACTCATCGACGGCGCCGCGATCGCGGTGGACGAGGCCGCCGATGCCCTGCGCCGTTATCTCGACGAGGTCGACCTCGACCCCGCCCGCCTCGCCGAGGCCGAGGAACATCTCGCCCGTCTGCATGAACTGGCCCGCCGGCATCGGCGTCCGGTCGATGAACTTGGCGAGCGCGCCAATGAACTGCGCACCGAGCTCGAGGCGCTGGAACAGGCGCTCGCCGGGCTCGATGCGCGCCTGGCCGAGCGCGATCGCCTGCGCCGCGACTACGCCCTCGCCGCCGCCGAGCTCGGCGCCTCGCGACGGGCCGCGGCCGCACGCCTGGCCGCCGACGTCAGTGCGCTGATGGCCGAGCTCGGCATGCCCGGCGGCCGCTTCGAGGTGATGCTCGAGACGCATGGCGAGGACACGTCGCTGGATCTGCTGGGGCGCGAACGCTGCGAGTTTCTGGTCAGCGCCAACCCCGGCCAGCCGCCGCGCCCCCTGCGCAAGGTCGCCTCCGGCGGCGAGCTCGCCCGGATCAGCCTGGCCATCGAGGTCGCCACGCTCGGCAAGGACAGCGTCGGCACCATGGTGTTCGACGAGGTCGACAGCGGCATCGGCGGCGCCGTCGCCGAAGTGGTGGGCCAGAAGCTGCGCGCGCTCGGTAGTCGACGCCAGGTGCTGTGCGTGACGCATCTGCCCCAGGTCGCGGCGCAGGGCCACACCCATCTCAAGGTGAGCAAGGAAAACGTCGGCGGCCAGACCCGCACCGTGATCACCCGCCTCGACGAGGCCGGGCGCGCGGAAGAACTCGCGCGCATGCTGGGC
- the hrcA gene encoding heat-inducible transcriptional repressor HrcA: MPDFTGHSLDARARRLLRTLIAQYLADGEPVGSRTLARSSGLEVSPATIRNIMADLEEAGLVASPHTSAGRVPTPRGLRLFVDSLIELQPLPEEEMARLKRELPPPPATVRDLLGNASSLLSAVTHFAGVVTLPRQADFPLRHIDFVPLGEARVLVILVFSDNQVQNRIVQLPHAADARELEQAANYINMHLAGLRLDDIRAHLLRELREAGSELNRLLANAMELAAASFAPQGQGEDVLVSGQTNLMAYAELADLERLRELFEAFQKKNELLQLMDVCAKAPGVRLFIGEESGFAALDGCSVVTASYGAQGRLLGAIGVIGPTRMAYERVIPVVQATAGLLSDALNRAATAQ, translated from the coding sequence ATGCCCGATTTCACCGGTCATAGTCTCGATGCCCGGGCGCGACGCCTGTTGCGCACGCTCATCGCGCAATACTTGGCCGACGGCGAGCCGGTCGGCTCGCGTACGCTTGCGCGTTCGTCGGGGCTGGAGGTCAGCCCGGCGACCATCCGCAACATCATGGCGGACCTGGAGGAGGCCGGCCTGGTCGCTTCACCGCACACCTCGGCCGGACGGGTGCCGACGCCGCGTGGGCTGCGCCTGTTCGTCGACAGCCTGATCGAACTGCAGCCGCTGCCCGAGGAGGAGATGGCGCGGCTCAAACGCGAGCTGCCGCCGCCACCGGCCACCGTGCGCGACCTGCTCGGCAATGCCTCCTCGCTGCTGTCCGCGGTCACCCATTTCGCCGGCGTGGTGACCCTGCCGCGCCAGGCCGATTTCCCGTTGCGGCACATCGATTTCGTGCCGCTGGGGGAGGCGCGGGTGCTGGTGATCCTGGTGTTCTCCGACAACCAGGTGCAGAACCGCATCGTGCAGTTGCCGCATGCCGCGGATGCGCGCGAACTCGAGCAGGCCGCCAACTACATCAATATGCATCTGGCCGGTCTGCGCCTGGACGACATCCGTGCCCATTTGCTGCGCGAGCTGCGTGAGGCCGGCAGTGAACTCAACCGCCTGCTGGCCAATGCGATGGAACTGGCCGCCGCCTCGTTCGCGCCGCAGGGACAGGGCGAGGACGTGCTGGTCAGCGGACAGACCAACCTCATGGCTTACGCCGAGCTGGCCGACCTCGAGCGGTTGCGCGAATTGTTCGAGGCATTCCAGAAGAAGAACGAGCTGTTGCAGCTCATGGACGTCTGCGCCAAGGCGCCGGGCGTGCGGCTGTTCATCGGCGAGGAATCGGGCTTTGCCGCGCTGGACGGGTGCAGCGTGGTCACGGCCAGCTATGGCGCCCAGGGCCGGCTGCTCGGCGCGATCGGGGTGATCGGCCCCACCCGCATGGCCTACGAGCGCGTGATCCCGGTGGTGCAGGCCACCGCCGGCCTGCTCAGCGATGCCTTGAATCGGGCCGCGACGGCCCAATAA
- the dnaK gene encoding molecular chaperone DnaK: MGKIIGIDLGTTNSCVAVMEGSTAKVIENSEGDRTTPSIVAFTKDGEVLVGAPAKRQAVTNPKNTFYAVKRLIGRKFKDPEVQKDLHVVPYKIVEHENGDAWVETSDGKRMAPQEISAKVLMKMKKTAEDYLGEPVTEAVITVPAYFNDSQRQATKDAGRIAGLEVKRIINEPTAAALAYGLDKKGGDRKIAVYDLGGGTFDVSIIEIAEVDGEKQFEVLATNGDTFLGGEDFDKRVIDYLVDEFQKDQGIDLRKDPLALQRLKDAAERAKIELSSSHQTEVNLPYITADASGPKHLSIKLTRAKLEALVEDLIKRTIEPCRIALNDAGLRVSDINEVILVGGQTRMPKVQEAVKDFFGKEPRKDVNPDEAVAIGAAIQGGVLSGEVKDVLLLDVTPLSLGIETMGGVMTKLIEKNTTVPTKATQVFSTADDNQTAVTVHVLQGERERASANKSLGKFDLTGIEPAPRGVPQIEVTFDIDANGILHVSAKDKKTGKEQRIEIKAGSGLSEEEIQRMVADAEAHREEDRKFHELVATRNKADQLVHATRNALKEHGGKVGAQIGVIEEALSDLEKAKDGDDKAAIEAKISKLEQVAQPLFAAAQGGGAGAGPQAAGGGAQGASSAQSEDVVDAEFTEVKDDKK, translated from the coding sequence ATGGGCAAGATCATCGGCATCGATCTCGGCACGACCAATTCCTGCGTGGCCGTGATGGAAGGCAGCACGGCCAAGGTCATCGAGAACTCCGAAGGCGACCGCACCACGCCTTCCATCGTCGCCTTCACCAAGGACGGCGAGGTGCTGGTCGGCGCGCCGGCCAAGCGCCAGGCGGTCACCAATCCAAAAAACACTTTCTATGCGGTCAAGCGCCTGATCGGCCGCAAGTTCAAGGATCCCGAGGTGCAGAAGGACCTGCACGTGGTGCCTTACAAGATCGTCGAGCATGAAAACGGCGACGCCTGGGTCGAGACCAGCGACGGCAAGCGCATGGCGCCGCAGGAGATCTCGGCCAAGGTGCTGATGAAGATGAAGAAGACCGCCGAGGACTATCTCGGCGAGCCGGTCACCGAAGCGGTGATCACGGTGCCGGCCTACTTCAACGACAGCCAGCGCCAGGCCACCAAGGACGCCGGCCGCATCGCCGGCCTCGAGGTCAAGCGCATCATCAACGAACCGACCGCGGCCGCGCTCGCCTATGGCCTGGACAAGAAGGGCGGCGACCGCAAGATCGCGGTCTATGACTTAGGCGGCGGCACCTTCGACGTGTCGATCATCGAGATCGCGGAAGTCGATGGCGAGAAGCAGTTCGAGGTGCTGGCCACCAACGGCGACACCTTCCTCGGCGGCGAGGACTTCGACAAGCGCGTGATCGACTACCTGGTCGATGAGTTCCAGAAGGACCAGGGTATCGACCTGCGCAAGGACCCGCTCGCCCTGCAGCGTCTCAAGGACGCCGCCGAGCGCGCCAAGATCGAGTTGTCCTCGAGCCATCAGACCGAAGTCAATCTGCCCTACATCACCGCCGATGCCTCCGGTCCCAAGCACCTCAGCATCAAGCTGACCCGGGCCAAACTCGAGGCGCTGGTGGAGGACCTCATCAAGCGCACCATCGAGCCGTGCCGGATCGCGCTCAACGATGCCGGCCTGCGGGTGTCGGACATCAACGAGGTGATCCTGGTCGGCGGCCAGACCCGCATGCCCAAGGTGCAGGAGGCGGTCAAGGATTTCTTCGGCAAGGAGCCGCGCAAGGACGTCAACCCGGACGAGGCGGTCGCCATCGGCGCGGCGATCCAGGGCGGCGTGCTGAGCGGTGAAGTCAAGGACGTGCTGCTGCTCGACGTCACTCCGCTCTCGCTCGGCATCGAGACGATGGGCGGCGTGATGACCAAGCTGATCGAGAAGAACACCACCGTGCCGACCAAGGCCACGCAGGTGTTCTCCACCGCGGACGACAACCAGACCGCGGTCACCGTGCACGTGCTGCAGGGTGAGCGCGAGCGCGCCAGTGCCAACAAGTCGCTCGGCAAGTTCGACCTGACCGGCATCGAGCCGGCGCCGCGCGGCGTACCGCAGATCGAGGTGACCTTCGACATCGACGCCAACGGCATCCTGCACGTCTCGGCCAAGGACAAGAAAACCGGCAAGGAACAGCGCATCGAGATCAAGGCCGGTTCCGGCCTGTCGGAGGAGGAGATCCAGCGCATGGTCGCCGATGCCGAGGCGCATCGCGAGGAGGACAGGAAGTTCCACGAGCTGGTGGCCACCCGCAACAAGGCCGATCAACTCGTGCATGCCACCCGCAACGCGCTCAAGGAGCACGGCGGCAAGGTCGGCGCACAGATCGGTGTCATCGAGGAGGCTCTGTCGGATCTGGAAAAAGCCAAGGACGGAGACGACAAGGCCGCGATCGAGGCCAAGATCAGCAAGCTCGAGCAGGTGGCCCAGCCGCTGTTCGCCGCCGCCCAGGGCGGTGGTGCCGGCGCGGGCCCGCAGGCGGCCGGTGGCGGTGCGCAGGGGGCTTCCTCCGCGCAGTCCGAAGACGTGGTGGACGCGGAGTTCACCGAAGTCAAGGACGACAAGAAATAA
- the carA gene encoding glutamine-hydrolyzing carbamoyl-phosphate synthase small subunit — protein sequence MSMPALLALANGSVFHGHAVGATGATVGEVVFNTAMTGYQEVLTDPSYARQIVTLTYPHIGNTGINAVDAESDRVHAAGLIVRDVPRRASNWRSEESLAHYLERQGVVAIAGIDTRRLTRILRDEGAQAGCILAGAEVDEGVALARARAFPGLDGMDLAREVGVAAPYVWDEGLYDLDRQACRRPELRFEVVAYDFGIKRNILRLLAERGCRVRVVPPQTPAEDVLAMRPDGVFLSNGPGDPAACGYAIEATRVFLARGLPLFGICLGHQIMGLALGARTLKMKFGHHGANHPVKDHDDGRVLITSQNHGFAVDPATLPGHARITHTSLFDGSLQGFALADRPAFCFQGHPEGAPGPHDIRYLFDRFAALMQETR from the coding sequence ATGTCCATGCCCGCTCTGCTCGCCCTCGCCAATGGCAGCGTGTTCCACGGTCACGCCGTCGGCGCGACCGGCGCAACCGTCGGCGAAGTGGTCTTCAATACTGCGATGACCGGCTATCAGGAGGTCCTGACCGACCCTTCCTATGCGCGGCAGATCGTCACGCTCACCTATCCGCACATCGGCAACACCGGCATCAATGCGGTGGATGCCGAATCGGATCGTGTCCACGCCGCCGGCCTCATCGTGCGCGACGTGCCGCGGCGCGCGAGCAACTGGCGCAGCGAGGAAAGCCTCGCTCACTATCTCGAGCGGCAGGGCGTGGTCGCCATCGCCGGCATCGATACCCGCCGCCTGACCCGCATCCTGCGCGATGAAGGCGCGCAGGCCGGCTGCATTCTCGCCGGCGCCGAGGTCGACGAGGGCGTCGCCCTGGCCAGGGCGCGCGCTTTCCCCGGCCTGGACGGCATGGACCTGGCGCGCGAGGTCGGGGTGGCCGCGCCCTATGTCTGGGACGAGGGGCTCTACGATCTCGATCGCCAGGCATGCCGGCGTCCGGAGCTTCGTTTCGAGGTCGTCGCCTACGATTTCGGCATCAAGCGCAACATCCTACGGCTTCTGGCCGAGCGCGGCTGCCGGGTGCGCGTGGTGCCGCCGCAGACACCGGCGGAGGATGTGCTGGCCATGCGGCCCGACGGCGTGTTCCTTTCCAATGGTCCGGGCGATCCGGCCGCCTGTGGCTATGCCATCGAGGCCACGCGGGTGTTCCTGGCGCGCGGGCTGCCGCTGTTCGGCATTTGCCTGGGGCACCAGATCATGGGTCTGGCGCTCGGTGCCCGCACGCTCAAGATGAAGTTCGGCCATCACGGCGCCAATCACCCGGTGAAGGATCACGATGACGGCCGGGTCTTGATCACCAGCCAGAACCACGGCTTCGCGGTCGATCCGGCGACGCTGCCGGGTCATGCGCGCATCACCCATACCTCGCTGTTCGACGGCTCGCTGCAGGGCTTCGCCCTCGCCGACCGGCCGGCGTTCTGCTTCCAGGGCCATCCGGAAGGCGCCCCCGGCCCGCACGACATCCGCTATCTCTTCGACCGTTTCGCCGCGTTGATGCAGGAGACCCGCTGA
- the dnaJ gene encoding molecular chaperone DnaJ, translating into MSKRDYYEILGVERSADEAELKKAFRRLAMKYHPDRCPDDPQAQEKFKEAKEAYDVLSDANRRALYDQYGHAAFEAGMGGARGAGFADVGDIFGDIFGDIFGMGGGRGRAQRGADLRYVLELSLEEAVFGTEQTIEIPTHVHCHHCNGTGSADGKQVTCRTCHGHGRVRMQNGIFSIQQTCPHCGGSGRVIEHPCQACHGEGRLEETRRLSVKIPAGIDNGDRIRLTGQGEAGPAGAPPGDMYVDVRVREHPIFHREGNDLYCEVPIRFAQAALGAELTVPTLDGEARISIPPETQTGQQFRLRGRGVRSARNGRVGDLICEVVVETPVRLSREQRELLEAFDATFADSAPEQHTPRSKHWTDGVRRFWSRVAS; encoded by the coding sequence ATGAGCAAACGCGATTACTACGAGATTCTGGGCGTCGAGCGCAGCGCCGACGAGGCCGAGCTCAAGAAGGCCTTTCGCCGTCTGGCGATGAAGTACCACCCGGACCGCTGTCCGGACGATCCGCAGGCGCAGGAGAAGTTCAAGGAGGCCAAGGAAGCCTACGACGTGCTTTCCGATGCCAACCGCCGCGCCCTGTACGACCAGTACGGCCACGCCGCCTTCGAGGCCGGCATGGGCGGTGCGCGCGGTGCCGGTTTTGCCGACGTCGGCGACATCTTCGGCGACATCTTCGGTGACATCTTCGGCATGGGCGGTGGCCGCGGCCGCGCCCAGCGCGGTGCCGATCTGCGTTACGTCCTCGAGCTCAGCCTGGAGGAGGCGGTCTTCGGCACCGAGCAGACCATCGAGATACCCACCCACGTCCACTGCCATCACTGCAACGGTACCGGCTCGGCCGATGGCAAGCAGGTCACCTGCCGCACCTGCCACGGTCATGGCCGCGTGCGCATGCAGAACGGCATCTTCTCGATCCAGCAGACCTGCCCGCACTGCGGCGGCAGCGGCCGGGTGATCGAACACCCGTGCCAGGCCTGCCATGGCGAAGGCCGGCTCGAGGAAACGCGGCGCCTCTCGGTCAAGATCCCGGCAGGCATCGACAACGGCGACCGCATCCGTCTGACCGGCCAGGGCGAGGCGGGCCCGGCCGGCGCTCCGCCGGGCGACATGTACGTCGACGTGCGCGTGCGCGAGCATCCGATCTTCCATCGCGAGGGCAACGATCTCTACTGCGAGGTGCCGATCCGTTTCGCCCAGGCCGCGCTCGGTGCCGAATTGACCGTGCCGACCCTGGACGGCGAGGCCCGCATCAGCATTCCGCCCGAAACCCAGACCGGCCAGCAGTTCCGCCTGCGCGGGCGCGGCGTGCGTTCGGCGCGGAACGGGCGGGTCGGCGATCTCATCTGCGAGGTCGTGGTGGAGACGCCGGTGCGGTTGAGTCGCGAACAGCGTGAGCTACTCGAGGCGTTCGACGCGACCTTCGCCGACAGCGCGCCCGAGCAGCACACGCCGCGTTCCAAGCACTGGACCGACGGCGTGCGCCGTTTCTGGTCGCGGGTGGCGTCCTAA
- a CDS encoding 2OG-Fe(II) oxygenase, which produces MNTAALLDPARLDRSDTEVHLEPFPFMIAHGQLPDEAREMLDRDFPRYASAGFFPYDPADCGPSIRALVEQFTAPAFARAIGRKLGIADLERYPTLVTICRSLNKRHGTIHTDSRSKIATALLYLNPQWPDTSEGCLRFLSRIDDIDAMLVPELKPLYGEFAVFKRCDNSFHGHLPYAGERRVIQVAWLTSEDEKQRKTQRGRFARALKSVLGALDRRFGAKRDRSAAHPD; this is translated from the coding sequence ATGAACACCGCCGCCCTGCTCGATCCGGCGCGCCTCGACCGCAGCGACACCGAGGTGCATCTGGAGCCCTTCCCTTTCATGATCGCCCACGGCCAGCTGCCCGACGAGGCGCGCGAGATGCTGGACAGGGATTTCCCGCGCTACGCCAGCGCCGGGTTCTTTCCCTACGATCCGGCCGACTGCGGGCCATCGATACGCGCGCTCGTCGAGCAGTTCACCGCGCCGGCCTTCGCCCGGGCGATCGGCCGCAAGCTCGGTATCGCCGATCTCGAACGCTACCCCACCCTGGTCACCATCTGCCGCTCGCTCAACAAGCGCCACGGCACCATCCATACCGACAGCCGCTCGAAAATCGCCACCGCGCTGCTCTATCTCAACCCGCAATGGCCCGATACCAGCGAGGGCTGTCTGCGCTTCCTGTCGCGGATCGACGACATCGACGCCATGCTGGTACCGGAATTGAAACCGCTGTACGGCGAATTCGCCGTGTTCAAGCGTTGCGACAACTCCTTCCACGGACACCTGCCCTACGCAGGCGAGCGCCGCGTGATCCAGGTCGCCTGGCTCACCAGCGAGGATGAAAAACAACGCAAGACCCAGCGCGGCCGCTTCGCCCGGGCCTTGAAATCCGTGCTCGGCGCACTCGACCGGCGTTTCGGCGCCAAACGCGACCGCAGTGCAGCGCATCCGGATTGA
- a CDS encoding sodium:calcium antiporter, with protein sequence MLLTILALLLAAGAIYAACEYFVNGVEWLGRRLHLGDTATGTVLAAFGTALPESAVTFVAVMSDASTTRKDIGVGAALGGPLVLATLAYAIVGAAVWLRRRRQSPRDYVLRLDHRRQARDQAWFLVIFAAKCSLGLLAFAWKPWLGVLFLAAYALYVWRELREAGAEADPEVLAPLKLHPRSGRPAWWRIAVQTGVALVVIAVASHVFVGHLEALGLAWHWPPHRVALALSPVATELPETVNALIWVRQGRERLALANISGAMMIQATVPSALALFATPWLFDASLLLAGVLTAAAILALWLLFRRGRVDARWLVPVGVFYAVFVAYLVGHAMPA encoded by the coding sequence ATGCTGCTCACGATCTTGGCTTTGTTGCTTGCCGCCGGCGCGATCTATGCGGCCTGCGAGTATTTCGTCAACGGCGTCGAATGGCTGGGGCGGCGCCTGCATCTGGGCGACACCGCCACCGGCACGGTGCTCGCCGCCTTCGGCACGGCGCTGCCGGAAAGCGCGGTGACCTTCGTCGCGGTGATGTCCGATGCCTCGACCACGCGCAAGGACATCGGCGTGGGCGCGGCGCTGGGCGGCCCGCTGGTGTTGGCCACGCTGGCCTATGCCATCGTCGGTGCCGCGGTGTGGCTGCGGCGCCGGCGCCAGTCGCCGCGGGATTACGTCCTGCGTCTGGATCATCGTCGGCAGGCGCGCGACCAGGCGTGGTTCCTGGTCATCTTCGCGGCCAAATGCAGCCTGGGTCTGCTGGCGTTCGCGTGGAAGCCCTGGCTCGGCGTGCTGTTCCTGGCCGCCTACGCGCTGTATGTCTGGCGCGAACTGCGCGAAGCCGGCGCCGAGGCCGACCCGGAAGTGCTGGCCCCGCTCAAGCTGCATCCGCGAAGCGGGCGGCCGGCATGGTGGCGCATCGCCGTGCAGACCGGGGTGGCACTGGTGGTGATCGCGGTCGCCTCGCACGTTTTCGTCGGCCATCTGGAGGCGCTGGGGCTGGCGTGGCACTGGCCACCGCATCGGGTCGCGCTCGCCTTGAGCCCGGTCGCCACCGAGCTGCCGGAGACGGTGAATGCGCTGATCTGGGTGCGCCAGGGCAGGGAGCGGCTGGCGCTGGCCAACATTTCCGGCGCGATGATGATCCAGGCGACGGTACCGAGCGCGCTGGCGCTGTTTGCCACGCCGTGGCTGTTCGATGCGTCGCTGCTGCTGGCCGGCGTCTTGACCGCGGCAGCGATTCTCGCGCTCTGGTTGCTGTTCCGCCGCGGCCGCGTGGATGCCCGCTGGCTGGTGCCGGTGGGCGTTTTCTATGCGGTCTTCGTGGCTTATCTCGTCGGGCACGCCATGCCCGCGTAG
- the grpE gene encoding nucleotide exchange factor GrpE — MQTNEPQTPPSSQNASSQPAGQEAKALAAELEQLRARLAELEASNAELRETVLREKAELENQRRRLHRDLEQARRFANEKLLGDLLPVYDNLERGLAAEGSDIAALREGIELTLKAMLKVAESHGLRPIDPLGEPLDPEKHHAVSMVEAPDQKPGTVVNVLQKGYVLNDRLVRPALVAVAKEP, encoded by the coding sequence ATGCAGACCAATGAACCGCAGACGCCACCCTCCAGCCAAAACGCCTCCAGCCAGCCTGCCGGGCAGGAGGCCAAGGCCTTGGCGGCCGAGCTCGAGCAGCTGCGGGCGCGGCTGGCCGAACTGGAGGCGAGCAATGCCGAATTGCGCGAAACCGTGCTGCGCGAAAAGGCCGAACTGGAAAACCAGCGACGTCGGTTGCACCGTGACCTGGAACAGGCGCGACGCTTCGCCAACGAGAAGCTACTGGGCGACCTGCTGCCGGTCTACGACAATCTGGAGCGCGGTCTGGCCGCCGAGGGCAGCGACATCGCCGCCCTGCGCGAGGGCATCGAGCTCACCCTGAAGGCCATGCTCAAGGTCGCCGAGAGCCATGGGCTGCGCCCGATCGACCCGCTCGGCGAACCGCTCGATCCGGAAAAACACCACGCGGTGAGCATGGTCGAGGCGCCCGATCAGAAGCCGGGTACGGTCGTCAACGTGCTGCAGAAGGGGTACGTGCTCAACGACCGGCTGGTGCGTCCGGCGCTGGTCGCGGTGGCCAAGGAGCCGTAA
- the dapB gene encoding 4-hydroxy-tetrahydrodipicolinate reductase: MNRPLRVALHGASGRMGGALLSLIEDDARFALAGALVSADSRRVGAPAGHHAGLRYDCDWAAVGPLDVVIDFSAPAALPALIEQCLARHAALVTGTTGFDATQEAWLAAAAAHIPVLQAANFSLGIAVLIRLVREAAAALHAWDLEILEAHHARKHDAPSGTALALGAAAAAARGTSLEAAAVYARQGQTGPRGPGSIGFAVIRGGDVVGEHSVQLFAAGERLELVHRATDRLIFARGALEAAYWLAGKPAGRYTLDALLAARAG, encoded by the coding sequence ATGAACCGACCGCTGCGGGTCGCACTCCACGGAGCTTCCGGCCGCATGGGTGGGGCCCTGCTCAGCCTCATCGAGGACGATGCCCGCTTTGCCCTGGCCGGCGCCCTGGTGTCGGCCGATTCCCGCCGTGTCGGCGCGCCGGCCGGTCACCACGCCGGACTTCGCTACGACTGCGACTGGGCCGCGGTCGGCCCGCTCGACGTGGTCATCGATTTCAGTGCACCGGCGGCCCTGCCGGCGCTCATCGAGCAGTGCCTCGCGCGGCATGCGGCGCTGGTGACCGGTACCACCGGCTTCGATGCCACGCAGGAGGCGTGGCTGGCGGCTGCCGCCGCGCACATCCCGGTGCTGCAGGCGGCCAATTTCAGTCTCGGCATCGCCGTGTTGATCCGGCTCGTGCGCGAGGCTGCCGCCGCACTGCACGCGTGGGATCTGGAAATCCTGGAAGCCCACCACGCGCGCAAGCACGATGCGCCATCCGGCACCGCGCTCGCCCTCGGCGCCGCCGCCGCCGCCGCGCGCGGCACGTCGCTGGAGGCGGCGGCCGTCTATGCAAGACAGGGCCAGACCGGGCCGCGCGGTCCGGGCAGCATCGGTTTTGCGGTGATCCGCGGCGGCGACGTGGTCGGCGAACACAGCGTGCAGCTGTTCGCCGCCGGCGAACGGCTGGAACTCGTCCATCGTGCGACCGATCGCCTGATCTTCGCCCGCGGCGCCCTGGAGGCGGCGTACTGGCTCGCCGGCAAACCGGCCGGCCGCTACACGCTCGATGCCCTGCTGGCCGCGCGTGCCGGCTGA